The Pseudomonadota bacterium genome contains the following window.
CCGAAGCACCCCGCTTCAGCCCGCGTCAGTCGGATGTGCTGTGGGTGGTCGGAACTATCAGCCAGCGGCAGGCCCCAGCGCTTCGACGCATATACGATCAGATGGCGGATCCCAAGTGGGTCATCGCATTCGGCACCTGTGCCTCATGTGGGGGCTTCTACGACAACTACGCGACCGTGCCAGGTATCGACAAAATCGTGCCCACCGATATCTACGTCCCTGGGTGTCCGCCTCGCCCCGAAGCCGTGCTCGACGGCTTGATGTTGCTTCAAGAGAAGATCAGCAACGGAGAGCGCGCCCCCCGCCTGGTACCGCCGCGTGAAGTCGTGCGCCTGGCCCAGCTGCGGTCCAAGTCCTCCCTGCCACGTGGCGACGGCACGGATGGGTCCGGCGAACGGCAAGCTCGATGAGCCACCGGAACCAACGCATGCATTCAAACCGATCGGCGCTCTAACCCTCAGGTTGCTGAGCGCCGGCCTGTGCGGGACCGAAATGGAACTGGCTGACGAGATTGTCGAAGACGACGAGACCGCACTGGAGCTGCCGGGCGATCCCATGCGTCTGAACATGGGGCCGTCGCATCCCGCGATGCACGGCACCATTCGGATGGTGCTCGACCTCGACGGTGAAACGGTCACCGAAGCGGACGTCCAGCCGGGCTACCTGCACCGGGGATTCGAGAAATCCTGCGAGCGAGGCACGTGGAACCAAGTCTTCCCCTACGCAGACCGCCTCAACTACGTGTCACCGATGCTCAACAACGTCGGCTTCGCGCTCGTCGGCGAGAAGCTCTGCGGCATCGAAGTACCCGAGCGCGGCCAATACTACCGCGTGATCCTTGGCGAGCTCGCCCGTATCACCGATCACCTGACCTGCAACTGCGCCAGCGCCATGGAGCTCGGTGCGATGACACCGTTCTTCTGGATGATCAAGGTCCGTGAATGGATTTGGGACCGGCTCGAGAAGGAAACCGGAGCAAGGATGACCCACAGCTTCGGCCGCATTGGGGGCATGGCGTTGCCGCCCACGGACGACTTCAAGCAGGATGTGCGCAAGGTGCTGCCGGATGTGCACAATGCCTGTAGCGAGGTCGAGGCGCTGCTCTTGGGCAATAGGATCTTCATCGACCGGATGCAGGGTGTTGGCGTGCTTCCTCGCGAGCGCGCGCTCGGGCTCGGGATGACAGGCCCCATGCTGCGCTCCACTGGCATTGCGTACGACGTGCGCAAGGACCACCCGTACCTGGTCTACGACCGTCTCGACTTCGACGTGCCTATCGGCCACGACGGCGACAACTGGGACCGTTTCATGGTGCGGATGGAGGAGATCCGTCAGTCGGTTCGAATCGTGGAGCAGGCGCTCGAGCAGATGCCGGACGATGGCCCGGTTTCCGTTTCGGATCCACGCCTCGTGTTTCCGGACAAGCAGCAGGTCTATAACACCATCGAGGCCACGATCGCGCACTTCAAGCTGGTCATGGAAGGCTTCCGGCCGCCTCCGGGCGAGGTGTACAGTTATACCGAAGGGGCGAACGGCGAGCTCGGTTTCTTCGTGGTGTCCGACGGCAGCGGGACACCCTATCGAGTCAGGGTGCGGCCACCCTGTTGGTTCAACATGCAGGGTGTACGGGATATGATCGTTGGCGACATGCTGGCAGACATCATCCCGACTTTTGGGTCCGTCAATATGATCGGCGGCGAGTGCGACCGCTGAGGTCCAGGACCCTGCCGGCGACGCCGTAAGGACTCTGCGAATGCAAGGCTCCCTTCTCTTTGTTCTGGTTAGCTCGCTGATCAAGATCGTGTTCATCCTGATCGTGGCCGTCGGCGCCTTCGCGCCGTTGCTCGTGTGGGCCGAGCGGCGCCAAAGCGCCATGATCCAGGACCGCCTTGGTCCAATCCGAGCCGGCTTCACCCTATTTGGGCGCAACATCACGCTAGCTGGCCTGTTGCATCCGCTCGCCGACGCGCTGAAGTTGATCTTCAAGGAGGACTTCGTGCCTCCCAAAGCCGATCGGTTTCTGCACGCTGCTGCGCCCATCATCACGCTGGCTCCCGTGGTGGCTTCCTTCGCAGTCATTCCCTTTGCCGATGTGCTTTACCTTGACCACGCGACCGAAGTGCTGCCGCGCACCGGCGCTGTCGCATCGAGCGCGGCCGTGCCAATGCAGGTTGCGCCGCTCAACATAGGCATCCTGTTCGTGTTCGCGATCGGC
Protein-coding sequences here:
- the nuoB gene encoding NADH-quinone oxidoreductase subunit NuoB; the protein is EAPRFSPRQSDVLWVVGTISQRQAPALRRIYDQMADPKWVIAFGTCASCGGFYDNYATVPGIDKIVPTDIYVPGCPPRPEAVLDGLMLLQEKISNGERAPRLVPPREVVRLAQLRSKSSLPRGDGTDGSGERQAR
- a CDS encoding NADH-quinone oxidoreductase subunit D; this translates as MGPANGKLDEPPEPTHAFKPIGALTLRLLSAGLCGTEMELADEIVEDDETALELPGDPMRLNMGPSHPAMHGTIRMVLDLDGETVTEADVQPGYLHRGFEKSCERGTWNQVFPYADRLNYVSPMLNNVGFALVGEKLCGIEVPERGQYYRVILGELARITDHLTCNCASAMELGAMTPFFWMIKVREWIWDRLEKETGARMTHSFGRIGGMALPPTDDFKQDVRKVLPDVHNACSEVEALLLGNRIFIDRMQGVGVLPRERALGLGMTGPMLRSTGIAYDVRKDHPYLVYDRLDFDVPIGHDGDNWDRFMVRMEEIRQSVRIVEQALEQMPDDGPVSVSDPRLVFPDKQQVYNTIEATIAHFKLVMEGFRPPPGEVYSYTEGANGELGFFVVSDGSGTPYRVRVRPPCWFNMQGVRDMIVGDMLADIIPTFGSVNMIGGECDR